Proteins encoded by one window of Culicoides brevitarsis isolate CSIRO-B50_1 chromosome 2, AGI_CSIRO_Cbre_v1, whole genome shotgun sequence:
- the LOC134831594 gene encoding transforming acidic coiled-coil-containing protein 2 isoform X1: MEYLYKLMNRSHDNQHDKSMSPPNSVTNSPITNEKNYSGSPASNPTPTKPIQEPVVQSTPVIKVSEASSTEGEVAKEQTPVRDINTTFEQEENILAEESYINPASGLSFLTEQLNNCGIKDVSSDDEAFQECQSFTSSKGIASNPDSRVLTPVNFEREPTSEINATFETAENSQNQTTPTANGTFNFDSGLNSTETIQENVEDGVEVLEDLQNLNLNATNETIQPLNISQPRSPLAELSLEDVEKHAANRTPEIETVRVDAVDVLTVKSPVEEEKEVTIERTEVDSTEILGDPKVIENLDQLEARNQQEIAQTEEKPEDTPLPADDFDDFIEENQENIPPLEITHNASVTDTISVVDKENSIEACMQESTFEGDTAIFVVNKLEVTKVRGTSLDKTTEIPPSEPLEQEKIQENPEKIEETPSENNPRVFTYQESFDERPIKGVAHSESLAAFEKIEAELNEQPKKDLETPLTVEVDPIPPQTEQEKAESNPNEPTFILGEEMPESKGIPMDVDDDMFDFPPPPKEMLDEIEQTTALAAEKTPSPTPLNGFSNGEQKAAEVFVEDFNTVNIDATFKKPAIPPMMGKRRSGDKLPKNLDDEQFQSSAGFQFSASDFDYLEACDNKNSIVDRNSLLLRFDPLLKQPVPDTHNPKPTQIVEESEQDLSLDARTERNPFETSIEDTKSPLELDLEAPQQEIEPVIEQKSVAATRNETMSITLANNNVETFEDGLKSEIKIMSAQENSENMSELDKKVKNEVLKTEELEKRLEEEIRKRMEAEQKEEQLLKRITEKEKAYTKLQNIVAEYEKAISEMITEKEQLLANEQRKYTNLHADSETNAQHLASLETTFSDLHAKYERTKQIAMDLKDQEVILIAEKRVLEESLRTQEQRYEKMKNHAVQQLENANIKLAEQVRSHNLELTKLRAQLKKEEISRASIQEQLLQKTKENEELVKICDELINGSGGAS, from the exons atggaatatttatacaaattgATGAATCGCAGTCATGATAACCAACATGATAAGAGCATGTCACCCCCAAATAGTGTCACAAACAGTCCAATTACGAACGAAAAGAAC TATTCCGGAAGTCCCGCATCAAATCCAACGCCAACGAAGCCCATCCAAGAGCCTGTAGTTCAATCGACGCCGGTTATTAAAGTATCTGAAGCTTCTTCAACTGAAGGAGAAGTTGccaaag AGCAAACGCCTGTACGAGATATCAACACAACATTCGAGCAAGAGGAAAACATCTTAGCTGAAG AGTCATATATTAATCCAGCATCAGGTCTCAGCTTCTTAACTGAACAACTCAACAATTGCGGAATCAAAGACG TTTCGTCGGATGATGAAGCGTTCCAAGAGTGTCAATCGTTCACAAGTAGCAAAGGAATAGCTTCGAATCCTGATAGTCGTGTTTTAACTCCCGTTAATTTCGAACGCGAACCAACTTCTGAGATTAACGCGACATTCGAAACAGCTGAAAATTCGCAAAATCAAACAACTCCAACAGCAAACGGAACTTTTAACTTCGATTCAGGTCTAAATAGCACAGAAACGATTCAAGAAAACGTTGAAGACGGCGTCGAAGTGCTCGAAgatttgcaaaatttgaatttaaatgccACGAATGAGACAATTCAACCTCTGAACATTTCTCAACCTCGAAGTCCTTTAGCGGAATTGTCTTTGGAAGACGTCGAGAAGCACGCAGCAAATCGCACGCCCGAAATTGAAACAGTTCGTGTGGATGCTGTCGATGTTTTGACTGTAAAAAGTCCCGTTGAGGAAGAAAAAGAAGTTACAATCGAAAGAACTGAGGTAGATTCGACGGAAATTTTGGGAGATCCGaaagttattgaaaatttggatCAGTTGGAAGCAAGAAATCAACAAGAAATCGCCCAAACGGAGGAAAAACCCGAAGATACGCCCTTGCCAGCGGATGATTTTGACGACTTTATCGAAGAAAATCAGGAAAATATCCCTCCGTTGGAGATTACACACAACGCGAGTGTGACAGACACGATTTCTGTCGTCGATAAAGAAAATTCGATTGAAGCGTGCATGCAAGAAAGCACTTTTGAAGGCGACACAGCGATTTTTGTCGTAAATAAACTTGAAGTAACAAAAGTTCGGGGCACTTCGTTAGACAAAACAACGGAAATTCCTCCTTCAGAACCTttggaacaagaaaaaatccaagaaaatcctgaaaaaattgaagaaactcCCTCAGAAAACAATCCTCGCGTTTTCACATATCAAGAATCGTTCGACGAGCGTCCCATAAAGGGAGTTGCCCATTCCGAAAGTTTAGCAGCATTCGAAAAAATCGAAGCTGAACTCAACGAACAGCCCAAAAAAGACTTGGAAACGCCTTTAACTGTCGAAGTTGATCCAATTCCTCCGCAAACGGAACAAGAAAAGGCCGAATCTAATCCAAACGAGCCAACTTTCATTCTCGGCGAAGAAATGCCCGAAAGTAAAGGTATCCCGATGGATGTCGATGACGATATGTTCGATTTTCCGCCTCCGCCAAAGGAAATGTTggatgaaattgaacaaacaaCAGCTTTGGCAGCTGAAAAAACTCCCTCTCCGACTCCGTTGAATGGATTTTCGAACGGAGAACAAAAAGCTGCGGAAGTTTTTGTTGAAGATTTTAACACGGTGAACATTGATGCGACATTTAAGAAGCCTGCGATACCGCCGATGATGGGAAAAAGACGCAGCGGAGAtaaattgcctaaaaatttGGATGATGAACAGTTTCAAAGTTCAGCTggat TTCAATTTTCTGCCTCGGATTTCGACTATTTGGAAGCGTGTGACAACAAAAACTCGATTGTTGATCGAAATTCACTCCTACTTCGTTTCGATCCGTTGTTGAAACAGCCCGTGCCAGATACTCACAACCCCAAACCCACACAAATTGTCGAGGAAAGTGAGCAAGATTTGAGTTTAGACGCACGAACCGAACGAAATCCCTTCGAAACAAGCATCGAAGACACAAAATCCCCGCTGGAATTGGATTTGGAGGCGCCGCAACAGGAAATCGAGCCcgtaattgaacaaaaaagtgtCGCTGCAACCCGTAATGAGACAATGAGCATCACGTTAGCGAACAATAATGTCGAAACATTTGAGGATGGATTGAAAtcggaaattaaaattatgag TGCACAAGAGAACAGCGAAAACATGTCTGAGTTGGATAAGAAGGTCAAAAACGAAGT ACTTAAGACAGAAGAGCTTGAAAAGCGATTGGAGGAAGAGATCAGAAAGAGAATGGAAGCCGAACAAAAGGAGGAACAGCTTCTCAAGCGGATTACTGAAAAGGAAAAAGCTTATACAAAGTTGCA aAACATCGTTGCTGAGTACGAAAAGGCAATTTCTGAAATGATAACTGAGAAGGAGCAGTTGTTGGCGAATGAACAACGCAAATACACGAATTTACATGCGGATAGCGAAACAAATGCGCAGCATCTGGCCTCGCTGGAGACGACTTTCTCAGATTTGCATGC taAATACGAACGTACGAAGCAAATTGCCATGGATTTGAAAGACCAAGAAGTTATTCTCATCGCAGAAAAACGCGTCTTGGAAGAAAGTCTCAGAACGCAGGAGCAACGatacgaaaaaatgaaaaatcacgcAGTACAACAATtagaaaa tgcaaATATCAAACTTGCTGAACAAGTTCGATCACACAACCTGGAACTCACAAAACTCCGGGCACAACTAAAGAAGGAAGAGATTTCACGTGCCTCCATACAGGAACAATTGTTACAGAAGACAAAAGAGAACGAGGAACTCGTGAAAATCTGTGATGAATTGATCAACGGCAGCGGAGGCGCAAGTTAA
- the LOC134831594 gene encoding transforming acidic coiled-coil-containing protein 2 isoform X2, translating to MEQIPANIERKVLGELNRSDSYSGSPASNPTPTKPIQEPVVQSTPVIKVSEASSTEGEVAKEQTPVRDINTTFEQEENILAEESYINPASGLSFLTEQLNNCGIKDVSSDDEAFQECQSFTSSKGIASNPDSRVLTPVNFEREPTSEINATFETAENSQNQTTPTANGTFNFDSGLNSTETIQENVEDGVEVLEDLQNLNLNATNETIQPLNISQPRSPLAELSLEDVEKHAANRTPEIETVRVDAVDVLTVKSPVEEEKEVTIERTEVDSTEILGDPKVIENLDQLEARNQQEIAQTEEKPEDTPLPADDFDDFIEENQENIPPLEITHNASVTDTISVVDKENSIEACMQESTFEGDTAIFVVNKLEVTKVRGTSLDKTTEIPPSEPLEQEKIQENPEKIEETPSENNPRVFTYQESFDERPIKGVAHSESLAAFEKIEAELNEQPKKDLETPLTVEVDPIPPQTEQEKAESNPNEPTFILGEEMPESKGIPMDVDDDMFDFPPPPKEMLDEIEQTTALAAEKTPSPTPLNGFSNGEQKAAEVFVEDFNTVNIDATFKKPAIPPMMGKRRSGDKLPKNLDDEQFQSSAGFQFSASDFDYLEACDNKNSIVDRNSLLLRFDPLLKQPVPDTHNPKPTQIVEESEQDLSLDARTERNPFETSIEDTKSPLELDLEAPQQEIEPVIEQKSVAATRNETMSITLANNNVETFEDGLKSEIKIMSAQENSENMSELDKKVKNEVLKTEELEKRLEEEIRKRMEAEQKEEQLLKRITEKEKAYTKLQNIVAEYEKAISEMITEKEQLLANEQRKYTNLHADSETNAQHLASLETTFSDLHAKYERTKQIAMDLKDQEVILIAEKRVLEESLRTQEQRYEKMKNHAVQQLENANIKLAEQVRSHNLELTKLRAQLKKEEISRASIQEQLLQKTKENEELVKICDELINGSGGAS from the exons TATTCCGGAAGTCCCGCATCAAATCCAACGCCAACGAAGCCCATCCAAGAGCCTGTAGTTCAATCGACGCCGGTTATTAAAGTATCTGAAGCTTCTTCAACTGAAGGAGAAGTTGccaaag AGCAAACGCCTGTACGAGATATCAACACAACATTCGAGCAAGAGGAAAACATCTTAGCTGAAG AGTCATATATTAATCCAGCATCAGGTCTCAGCTTCTTAACTGAACAACTCAACAATTGCGGAATCAAAGACG TTTCGTCGGATGATGAAGCGTTCCAAGAGTGTCAATCGTTCACAAGTAGCAAAGGAATAGCTTCGAATCCTGATAGTCGTGTTTTAACTCCCGTTAATTTCGAACGCGAACCAACTTCTGAGATTAACGCGACATTCGAAACAGCTGAAAATTCGCAAAATCAAACAACTCCAACAGCAAACGGAACTTTTAACTTCGATTCAGGTCTAAATAGCACAGAAACGATTCAAGAAAACGTTGAAGACGGCGTCGAAGTGCTCGAAgatttgcaaaatttgaatttaaatgccACGAATGAGACAATTCAACCTCTGAACATTTCTCAACCTCGAAGTCCTTTAGCGGAATTGTCTTTGGAAGACGTCGAGAAGCACGCAGCAAATCGCACGCCCGAAATTGAAACAGTTCGTGTGGATGCTGTCGATGTTTTGACTGTAAAAAGTCCCGTTGAGGAAGAAAAAGAAGTTACAATCGAAAGAACTGAGGTAGATTCGACGGAAATTTTGGGAGATCCGaaagttattgaaaatttggatCAGTTGGAAGCAAGAAATCAACAAGAAATCGCCCAAACGGAGGAAAAACCCGAAGATACGCCCTTGCCAGCGGATGATTTTGACGACTTTATCGAAGAAAATCAGGAAAATATCCCTCCGTTGGAGATTACACACAACGCGAGTGTGACAGACACGATTTCTGTCGTCGATAAAGAAAATTCGATTGAAGCGTGCATGCAAGAAAGCACTTTTGAAGGCGACACAGCGATTTTTGTCGTAAATAAACTTGAAGTAACAAAAGTTCGGGGCACTTCGTTAGACAAAACAACGGAAATTCCTCCTTCAGAACCTttggaacaagaaaaaatccaagaaaatcctgaaaaaattgaagaaactcCCTCAGAAAACAATCCTCGCGTTTTCACATATCAAGAATCGTTCGACGAGCGTCCCATAAAGGGAGTTGCCCATTCCGAAAGTTTAGCAGCATTCGAAAAAATCGAAGCTGAACTCAACGAACAGCCCAAAAAAGACTTGGAAACGCCTTTAACTGTCGAAGTTGATCCAATTCCTCCGCAAACGGAACAAGAAAAGGCCGAATCTAATCCAAACGAGCCAACTTTCATTCTCGGCGAAGAAATGCCCGAAAGTAAAGGTATCCCGATGGATGTCGATGACGATATGTTCGATTTTCCGCCTCCGCCAAAGGAAATGTTggatgaaattgaacaaacaaCAGCTTTGGCAGCTGAAAAAACTCCCTCTCCGACTCCGTTGAATGGATTTTCGAACGGAGAACAAAAAGCTGCGGAAGTTTTTGTTGAAGATTTTAACACGGTGAACATTGATGCGACATTTAAGAAGCCTGCGATACCGCCGATGATGGGAAAAAGACGCAGCGGAGAtaaattgcctaaaaatttGGATGATGAACAGTTTCAAAGTTCAGCTggat TTCAATTTTCTGCCTCGGATTTCGACTATTTGGAAGCGTGTGACAACAAAAACTCGATTGTTGATCGAAATTCACTCCTACTTCGTTTCGATCCGTTGTTGAAACAGCCCGTGCCAGATACTCACAACCCCAAACCCACACAAATTGTCGAGGAAAGTGAGCAAGATTTGAGTTTAGACGCACGAACCGAACGAAATCCCTTCGAAACAAGCATCGAAGACACAAAATCCCCGCTGGAATTGGATTTGGAGGCGCCGCAACAGGAAATCGAGCCcgtaattgaacaaaaaagtgtCGCTGCAACCCGTAATGAGACAATGAGCATCACGTTAGCGAACAATAATGTCGAAACATTTGAGGATGGATTGAAAtcggaaattaaaattatgag TGCACAAGAGAACAGCGAAAACATGTCTGAGTTGGATAAGAAGGTCAAAAACGAAGT ACTTAAGACAGAAGAGCTTGAAAAGCGATTGGAGGAAGAGATCAGAAAGAGAATGGAAGCCGAACAAAAGGAGGAACAGCTTCTCAAGCGGATTACTGAAAAGGAAAAAGCTTATACAAAGTTGCA aAACATCGTTGCTGAGTACGAAAAGGCAATTTCTGAAATGATAACTGAGAAGGAGCAGTTGTTGGCGAATGAACAACGCAAATACACGAATTTACATGCGGATAGCGAAACAAATGCGCAGCATCTGGCCTCGCTGGAGACGACTTTCTCAGATTTGCATGC taAATACGAACGTACGAAGCAAATTGCCATGGATTTGAAAGACCAAGAAGTTATTCTCATCGCAGAAAAACGCGTCTTGGAAGAAAGTCTCAGAACGCAGGAGCAACGatacgaaaaaatgaaaaatcacgcAGTACAACAATtagaaaa tgcaaATATCAAACTTGCTGAACAAGTTCGATCACACAACCTGGAACTCACAAAACTCCGGGCACAACTAAAGAAGGAAGAGATTTCACGTGCCTCCATACAGGAACAATTGTTACAGAAGACAAAAGAGAACGAGGAACTCGTGAAAATCTGTGATGAATTGATCAACGGCAGCGGAGGCGCAAGTTAA
- the LOC134832565 gene encoding tRNA (34-2'-O)-methyltransferase regulator WDR6 — LTIGLILCIFHRRKGDKIFCVTAHNRVCEISIDFREGKFERKRRSRCPEVSTAYSSSILGDSWESILLFAGTAFGELIIWKPKCDTEIGEILLRVPQSHNGVIFDIQMCLEAKLLTTCSDDRSVQLWKFEVNSDGKPILEKIKRCFAHISRVFRSKIIKHEENFYILSIGEDSHVCLWDNEGTLMFKKFLDDCGTIWGLDYCAKTMTSLVVTNNGRLVKVPLKLALTKNASKTEIIGENVAKLTYMSPAGLLICLKIDNEVAVYDVNDVNSPKMNFKLEASSKFCLMETFKHFLYLVTTDSKVIVYEYSTEKQDFSVKNEKIINWDDENGQTRSMIRSFFPLDDFQIVICSNNGVVRILEAQNFNKIHEFHIPKCSEPWITSAINTKDSKFLIADRCGHLHLFKNGNPDPIFTRKRLHGTMGITQIVKIDDFTFKTTGHDSTVKTISLVNDELKQIFTEKLAINFIERRFGEFTFGFSSSYFICHHQQDGILIEENCGGGNRQYDLFLDELERCGKFSLAVIQQRKVKQVTFRVDLSHQSPLTFPDLRWHHLSCNYLSLVNTKNGVLLISGGEETLMKFYLMRNDGNLEHLKTSTQHNSAIKSIISTKTSKNDDLIVISVGSRSKICFTKIRSALKELSIEEDTQFMLYEDKLTPEKDQTISFDPESSFTSTTLVNETLICACSDGHLRLFALQLDANPIKISLDREIFYGKSILHVQKVIWHGFTMILSMATDGVINFWQFPTMSKVHELKHHGNGIHAYDICEQGNEILIATGGDDQSIVISRVLMRKNEGNLKLETDKTFKIPDLHTAQVTGVRFLSDQVLMTLGVDQMIYKLTFDDDLSEKKIEKSYWTSVEDGKGLLYFKDKVIVYGNGIEIF; from the coding sequence ttaacgattggattaattttgtgcatttttcatCGACGGAAaggcgataaaattttttgtgttactgCTCACAATCGAGTCTGTGAGATCTCCATCGACTTTCGTGAAGGTAAATTCGAGCGGAAACGACGTTCACGATGTCCCGAGGTATCAACAGCATACTCATCATCAATTTTGGGCGACTCGTGGGAGTCAATATTGCTTTTTGCGGGAACTGCTTTTGGAGAATTGATCATTTGGAAGCCGAAATGTGACACGGAAATCGGTGAAATCCTTCTACGAGTGCCTCAAAGTCATAACGGAGTGATTTTTGACATTCAAATGTGTTTGGAAGCGAAGCTACTGACAACTTGTTCGGATGATCGTTCGGTTCAGCTGTGGAAATTTGAAGTAAATTCTGATGGAAAACCCATTTTGGAGAAGATCAAACGTTGTTTTGCCCATATTTCGCGTGTTTTTCGCAGTAAAATCATCAAacacgaagaaaatttttatattttatcgatTGGCGAGGATTCTCACGTTTGTTTGTGGGACAACGAAGGCACACTGATGTTCAAAAAGTTCCTTGACGACTGCGGAACGATTTGGGGACTTGATTATTGTGCAAAAACGATGACTTCGTTGGTTGTTACGAACAATGGAAGACTCGTAAAAGTCCCTTTGAAGCTtgctttgacaaaaaatgcctcaaaaactgaaataatCGGAGAAAATGTGGCTAAATTGACGTATATGAGTCCTGCGGGTTTgctaatttgcttaaaaatcgaTAACGAAGTTGCTGTTTATGACGTAAATGATGTCAATTCAccaaaaatgaactttaaacTTGAAGCTTCGAGTAAATTTTGTCTTATGGAGACATTCAAGCACTTTTTGTATCTCGTAACGACAGATTCGAAAGTCATTGTGTACGAATATTCGACAGAAAAGCAggatttttctgtgaaaaatgaaaaaatcatcaattggGATGACGAAAATGGACAAACTCGTTCTATGATACGATCTTTCTTCCCATTGGATGACTTTCAAATCGtgatttgttcaaataatggCGTTGTACGGATCTTAgaagctcaaaattttaacaaaatccaTGAATTTCACATTCCAAAATGCTCTGAGCCATGGATTACATCAGCAATTAATACCAAAGACTCCAAATTTTTGATCGCTGATCGTTGCGGACACTTGCATCTCTTCAAAAACGGAAATCCTGACCCAATTTTCACTCGAAAGAGACTTCATGGCACGATGGGCATCACTcaaatcgtaaaaattgatgattttacgTTCAAAACAACGGGACATGATAGCACAGTGAAGACAATTTCCCTCGTTAATGAcgaattaaagcaaattttcacCGAAAAACTCGCAATTAACTTCATTGAACGTCGTTTTGGGGAATTTACCTTCGGTTTTAGCAGTTCTTACTTCATTTGCCATCATCAACAAGACGGAATTTTAATTGAGGAGAACTGCGGAGGCGGAAATCGTCAATATGATTTGTTTTTGGATGAATTGGAGCGAtgcggaaaattttctttggctGTAATTCAACAACGAAAAGTAAAGCAAGTGACTTTTCGAGTTGATTTGAGTCACCAAAGTCCTTTAACGTTCCCGGATTTGCGTTGGCATCATCTAAGTTGCAATTATTTATCGCTCGTGAACACCAAAAACGGAGTTTTATTGATTTCGGGAGGCGAAGAGActcttatgaaattttatttgatgcgAAATGATGGAAATTTGGAACATTTGAAGACTTCGACGCAACACAACTCTGCCATAAAGTCAATAATTTCGACAAAAACCTCGAAAAATGAcgatttaattgtaatttcgGTTGGAAGTCGTTCAAAAATCTGCTTTACCAAAATTCGTTCTGCCTTGAAAGAGCTTTCGATTGAGGAAGATACGCAATTTATGTTGTACGAAGACAAATTAACGCCCGAAAAGGACCAAACGATATCCTTTGATCCCGAATCAAGCTTTACCTCAACCACTTTAGTCAATGAAACATTAATTTGTGCATGTTCTGACGGGCATTTGCGACTTTTTGCTCTTCAACTTGACGCGAATCCGATAAAAATCAGTTTGGATCGTGAAATTTTCTATGGAAAGTCAATTCTTCACGTGCAAAAAGTCATTTGGCACGGATTTACGATGATTTTGAGCATGGCAACTGATggcgtgataaatttttggcaatttcCGACGATGTCGAAGGTACACGAGCTCAAACATCACGGAAATGGGATTCATGCGTACGATATTTGTGAACAAgggaatgaaattttgatcgCAACAGGAGGCGACGATCAATCCATCGTGATTTCAAGAGTTctcatgagaaaaaatgaaggaaatttgaaattagagacggataaaacttttaaaattccgGATTTGCATACGGCCCAAGTAACGGGAGTCAGATTTTTAAGCGATCAAGTACTTATGACGTTGGGAGTTGATCAAATGATTTACAAATTGACGTTTGATGATGACTTGAGtgagaagaaaattgagaaaagttATTGGACAAGCGTTGAAGATGGAAAAGGATTATTGTACTTTAAGGATAAAGTAATTGTGTACGGAAATggcattgaaattttttag
- the LOC134831382 gene encoding uncharacterized protein LOC134831382 — MHNSRAYYEKGILKNWQSGMLTQSQSSQIEFYAKINHVKTFTNILKAISFSEAACIQIGVHGMKIIVEETRTVQAAAYFKETDAIFAEYRYKKTDSDTVTSFGINLKVIVENLNMFSDLVSEHTELKILYRGDGSPLILVIECELEHLTKECSIKTRELGSYLDLDIEDENTVAQILFHGLCFYNFLHDAYKAVPGADDIEFQVAKDSFTIVARGAVDTLAEYFLDKNSDVIMQFGCLKELKVRYRSSNLKLLLKTMQMSKEITLSFDKTGLLGVRMMVEDENQVQSYIEYFVFPLDDKEL, encoded by the coding sequence ATGCACAATTCTCGAGCTTATTACGAAAAAGGCATCCTCAAGAACTGGCAATCGGGCATGTTAACGCAAAGTCAATCGTCGCAGATTGAATTCTACGCAAAAATCAATCATGTGAAGACTTTTACGAACATCTTGAAGGCAATTTCGTTCTCGGAAGCTGCCTGCATCCAAATTGGGGTTCACggaatgaaaataattgtcGAAGAAACACGAACTGTACAAGCTGCAGCTTATTTCAAGGAAACTGATGCGATTTTTGCTGAATATCGGTACAAAAAAACAGATTCAGATACTGTGACTTCGTTTGGAATCAACTTAAAAGTCATTGTTGAGAACCTGAATATGTTTTCAGATCTCGTATCTGAACACACCGAACTTAAAATCCTTTATCGAGGCGATGGATCTCCCTTAATTTTGGTTATCGAGTGCGAATTGGAGCATTTAACGAAAGAATGTTCGATTAAAACGCGCGAATTGGGTTCTTATTTGGATCTCGACATCGAAGATGAAAATACAGTGgctcaaattttgtttcacggactttgtttttacaattttttgcatgacGCATACAAAGCAGTGCCCGGCGCAGATGATATTGAGTTCCAAGTAGCGAAAGATTCGTTCACGATAGTTGCCAGAGGCGCAGTTGATACATTAGCGGAGTactttttggacaaaaattcgGATGTTATCATGCAATTTGGATGTTTGAAGGAGTTGAAAGTACGATATCGGAGCTCAAACTTGAAATTATTGCTGAAAACGATGCAAATGTCGAAGGAAATTACGTTAAGTTTTGACAAAACGGGCTTGTTGGGAGTTCGGATGATGGTAGAGGACGAGAATCAAGTACAAAGTTACATCGAATATTTCGTTTTTCCCTTGGATGATAAGGAATTGTGA
- the LOC134829892 gene encoding dnaJ homolog subfamily C member 28 has protein sequence MDIRCRLLNIALIDSRRILVRNLATKAEIYEQCYQILGVDEFSDQNTVRNAYISLVKKLHPDSGHAEANQERFQEVDQAFKILQGKFAKARRGIFEDLTERSKGFDIRHTAPQHRQYLSYEGIGSGTLAQRERQYQQYKAVKAQGRVLEFRVQKAQATEGAVVKKGEFYKKHAIKTKYGFDRVVEDLIQEAMSRGDFQNLKGVGKPLDNVQSQNPYVDFTTHKLNKILMDNGFVPEWIMLQKEINEEIAELKQSLAYERAFVGKLPLTKEEIDFWDEILQKHEESVTNINKKIDKFNLIVPVMDKQLMQIQLKRISDRILNEGKCARDGVTIADRKKVRQYTEKDALSQQDGLSSFFSSIFSAKK, from the exons ATGGACATAAGATGTCGTCTCCTGAACATCGCATTAATAGACTCTCGACGTATTTTAGTTCGAAATCTCGCGACAAAAGCTGAAATTTATGAG CAATGTTATCAAATTTTGGGAGTTGATGAGTTTTCCGATCAAAATACCGTTCGCAATGCCTACATTTCGCTCGTGAAAAAGCTCCATCCTGACAGCGGGCATGCTGAAGCCAACCAAGAACGCTTCCAAGAAGTCGATCAAGCCTTCAAAATCCTTCAAGGAAAATTCGCAAAGGCTCGTCGCGGTATTTTCGAAGATTTAACTGAACGTTCGAAGGGGTTTGACATTCGTCACACGGCGCCGCAGCATCGTCAGTATTTAAGTTACGAAGGAATTGGCTCGGGAACTCTCGCACAACGTGAACGACAATATCAGCAATACAAAGCGGTGAAAGCGCAAGGCAGAGTTTTGGAATTTCGCGTTCAAAAAGCTCAAGCAACGGAAGGTGCGGTAGTCAAAAAGggagaattttacaaaaaacacgCGATAAAGACGAAATATGGCTTCGATCGTGTCGTTGAAGATTTAATTCAAGAAGCGATGTCACGCGGggactttcaaaatttaaaaggagTCGGAAAACCCTTGGATAATGTTCAAAGTCAGAACCCCTATGTAGATTTTACAACACACAAACTCAATAAAATCCTCATGGATAACGGTTTTGTGCCTGAATGGATCATGTTACAGAAGGAAATCAACGAAGAAATCGCTGAACTGAAGCAAAGTTTAGCCTACGAACGAGCTTTTGTAGGAAAATTACCTTTAACGAAGGAAGAAATCGACTTTTGGgatgaaattcttcaaaaacacGAAGAATCAGTAAcaaacatcaacaaaaaaatcgacaaattcAACTTAATTGTGCCTGTGATGGATAAACAACTGATGCAAATCCAGCTAAAAAGAATTTCCGATCGAATATTGAACGAAGGAAAGTGCGCGAGAGACGGAGTAACAATCGCCGATCGTAAAAAAGTGCGTCAATATACGGAAAAAGACGCATTGAGCCAGCAAGATGGGCTTTCGTCGTTCTTTAGTTCGATATTTTCCGcaaaaaagtga